Genomic segment of Mercurialis annua linkage group LG6, ddMerAnnu1.2, whole genome shotgun sequence:
TAGAACCCAAGAAACAATCTGTTTGATAACAGAtattaataaaactaaacatAATAAGTCTGCATTAAAAAAGAAGAGACTGCTGTAGTAGATTACTTATGCGACCTACAGATCTATTCGTCATGCTTGATCTCAAGACCCTTGAGTTTTGATTCTAATTCATCTTCGTTATCTTCGTTATCTTCATCTTCTCTGCCCTCATCGTCAAGATCTTCACCTTCTGGATCATTCTCATCCAAAGGTCCGAGGACACCAGGCAAATTCTTGAATATATCCTTCACCTCATCAATTCCTTCATCGGATATGAAATTGCCGTTGATATTTAGCAACTTAAACCCAGGCTTAAGCACAACAGCCTGTGCCAAGAGCCTTGCCCCGGCCCTCCTGATTTGGTTACTGCTCAAATCAACTTCAATTAATTGGCCATGACCCCCCTCTATTGCCTTTGCAATCAAAATAGCACCTTCGTCCTTCAGTTCATTCTCCGaaaggcttaaattgctgagaAACTGTTTTGCTGCAATACAGGCTGCCAAAGAAGGAGCTGTCTTGGCAGTAATATCATTTCCAGCCATTTCGAGAACTTCAAGTGAAGGTGCAGATTCCTTTAAAGCATTGGCAAGTGCCTCTGCACCTTCATCCTCTAAGTTTAGATAACTCAAGTAAATCTCAGTGAGATCAGCAAATGAAATTAGAGCCTTACTCAAAGCAATACCAGCTTCTACTCCAAACATATTGTCGCGCAGATCAAGCTTCCGTAAATGTCTACATGTTCCAAGAGCTTCAGACAGTGTAATACCTCCATCTAAGCCTATCCTTGTTGAAGAACATCTAAAATCTTCCAACAGAGCAGACCGTTTCACAATCTCAGCGATAGCCACTGCTCCTTCATCTCCAGTCATGTTATTGTGAAACTGAAGGACCTTGAGTTTCTCTGTGGAAGGAATTAGCTCGTAAAGTGCATGTGCAGCTTCCTCAGATATGCCATCATTTATAAGATAAAGCTCCTCCAGGTTTTTTTGTGACTTGAGAAGTGCTTCAAATGCCCTTACACCCTTTTCACCCAGAGCATTGTTTGAAAGGTTGAGACACCTCAAATTACAACCCTCCAAAGCCGAAGAAAATATTTTCATGACTTCTAAAGCTTCTGCTTCTGGCCTTCCCGCAACAAAGTCTGATAAATCCACTTCTCTCAGTTGACCCTTTATGGACGACAAGATTGGCTCTGCAACACCAGCTGCGTCGGAGCCAAAACTTCTATTGCTAAAACAGATCTTAGTATACTGGTTTCCTGGTTCCTTGAGGGGTTTTAAGAGATCATCAGCCTCCTCTGCGCTGATAAATGCTCGGTTGCCACCAGATATATCAAAAGTATCTGTATGTACAAGGATAGGTATCTCAGCGGTTGTCACCTCAGCATCCTCCTTCACTCTAGGACCCCTTTTCAGAACTTCCATCATGAGCTTACTGGATTCTCTGGCATAAACCTGAACTGCAGAACTCCCATCCCCATCTGGCTCCTTCTGATGGTGCTGATTCGCTGCAACAAATGCCAACTCTTCAATTTGTGTGGCATCCTCCACAGCCTCCTCTTTGCTCAACAGGCCATACTTTCTAGAAATAACAGACGGAGTCGTAAGATTCGTAATCATCCTCTCTACAAGCATCAGCCTAGTACCCTGACTCGGAGGCCACAATTTGACCGAAAATGTATGGTGTTGGAAAGCCGGTGCAACATAATCCATGTCAAAAAACCCTGAAAAAGATGCACATAACAGAACTTTAGAGAAATAAAAAGCAAAAGTAAAGCCGATAATAGATAAAAACCCGAATCATCCGACTTCCATCATACATAAGATTCTCAAACACCATCTAAAGTTGCGAAATTAAGCAATTCGGGTCAAAACAAtgaaaattaaaaccaaaatctaattaaattaaactattatAATAGTGAATACAATATACAGGTAGCAGTTAACAGAAATAAAGCAGTTATCAATAAATGAACTACAACACAATCCATAACAAAATACTATAGCAGTGATACAAAATACATAGATCTACAGTGCCAATAAATTCAAACCATAAATGAGAACTTgggaaaaaataaatatcattatTGCTTAAAAAGAGGACGGAAAATGAGTACCGGAGATAAACCGCCGTGAGAAACCCTAGATTGGAGCGGAGCAGAGAAATGGTAACTGCAAACCCTAGCAGGAGAAGGAAtctagaaaattatttttaatttttgaattgagAAATGAGCATAATGGGTGTAATGATGAGATTGGGCAGATAAAATAAAAGTGGAAATTGAAATATCAAAAATGTGTGCGTGCGGTATGAAATTGGAGGGAAATTATTGACATGGGTAGGTTTTCCGTTTCGCTTTCTTCTTTAAATTGACGATTATAACCCCGTAATTTTCTTGTATTTACATGTTATGATTTATGGGCTTGGTTGGGCCTCAAGATTACCAGTATGTGTTTCATGGCCTTATAAAAAGTCCTAAACTTGTCTGAAGTGTGGAGATTGGCTGGCCTCAATGCATTAGAAATTGGGCTTCTTAGTATCTATCTGTATgtacaaattaaaatgaaattatagacttgtaattttattatcaattctTTTATAATATGGATGTTGTTTGAACTCACGTATTTTTTGAGGATGTTCGAACTCGAACATAAGAATTTCATTCATTCAAGCTTTACCTCAAGTTCAAACTCGAGCTGGCATAAAGCgtttgagtttgaattcgaATTGGGCATAACTCGAATTCGACTTGGCTCACTTATTTACATCCATATTTGGACAATGCACCGGTTAATCGGTCTATAAACCTTATTAAACTAGTCCATACTATTTCAATTTTTGAAACTAACATATTGAAGATAGTAAATATATCAACTTtttatacaaacattataaagctaagaaatatattaaataaaattaaataaaaccgTCCTAGATATACGGGTAGACGCATGATAAATGTATGATAGAAGAGTAGTATTATTATTATGCATTGTATgatgttttattatttacaaaCTTTGAAATCATATGTCTTGTATGAATAGATAGATCAAACGacaaatagtaatttttttaaaatttacttaataaatttacaaaacaatacTTAAATTGGTGAGGTTATCAATAATctacaataaatttaattattgtcgaatttcaaaaatatgccTTGGAAGTATTGTATTAACTGTATAATTTATATgctaaattatataattagtatataattttgatttttaattagtaattatatGGTAATCTTTAAAATGTGTGTTTCATTTTGTTGttaacaataaaatttatttttatcaatgagTTACAGCTCGAATAGTATAAGCACTAAGTAGTATTATTCTAAATTCGTGAGTTAAATTATTTCCACCTGTGATTTTCCTTTTTAATGATAACAAAACAATGTAGTATAACCTACTAAGACTCTCCAGTGCATTTTTAAGGTCTTGATGTCGAGCTTCAGTAGTGGTATTCGACCAATTTAGAatctaaaaatttaacaaaatcattaactattaatataattagattttatttttattttaaaaaaataaatagaatagaAAATATAGCAACttagttcaattttttattattatatttttttatttggccaaaaattcaaataagtctaaatttatgatttttaataaaaatgttttaaagtAGGTGTTTcacataaatattttcaaaatataagcttcgtctcattttattttttcaaatgcgTGTTTATTCCATGCAacggatgtgccacgtcatttttacaacaagccaataagtatttgcgatagggaatttttatttattgtttatttttttatc
This window contains:
- the LOC126687202 gene encoding RAN GTPase-activating protein 1, coding for MDYVAPAFQHHTFSVKLWPPSQGTRLMLVERMITNLTTPSVISRKYGLLSKEEAVEDATQIEELAFVAANQHHQKEPDGDGSSAVQVYARESSKLMMEVLKRGPRVKEDAEVTTAEIPILVHTDTFDISGGNRAFISAEEADDLLKPLKEPGNQYTKICFSNRSFGSDAAGVAEPILSSIKGQLREVDLSDFVAGRPEAEALEVMKIFSSALEGCNLRCLNLSNNALGEKGVRAFEALLKSQKNLEELYLINDGISEEAAHALYELIPSTEKLKVLQFHNNMTGDEGAVAIAEIVKRSALLEDFRCSSTRIGLDGGITLSEALGTCRHLRKLDLRDNMFGVEAGIALSKALISFADLTEIYLSYLNLEDEGAEALANALKESAPSLEVLEMAGNDITAKTAPSLAACIAAKQFLSNLSLSENELKDEGAILIAKAIEGGHGQLIEVDLSSNQIRRAGARLLAQAVVLKPGFKLLNINGNFISDEGIDEVKDIFKNLPGVLGPLDENDPEGEDLDDEGREDEDNEDNEDELESKLKGLEIKHDE